GGCGTCATCTGGAGTCTCTGCGGGAGCGCTTCGAGTGCGAAGGGCTGGACATCGACCGCGGCATGCTCGCGTTGGCCGCGGAGCGTTCCCCGGACGTATCGTTCCATCTCGCCGACATGATCGGCTTCAATCTCGGCACGCGCTTCGACGTCATCGTCTGCCTCTTCGGATCGATCGCCTACCTGCCCACGATGCAACGCTTCGAACAAGCGATTGCGAACTTCGCGCGTCATCTCACGCCGGGAGGGATCGCCATCGTCGAACCGTGGCTGCGGCCGGACGAGTGGGAGGACGGGCACGTCAGCGCTCGCTTTGCCGATCTTCCCGATATGAAGATCGCGCGCATGCACGTCGCGCGCCGCGACGATTTCGTCGCAATCCTCAACTTTCATTACATGGTGGGCCACAGAGACGGAATTCGCAGCTTCGAGGAGACGCACCGTCTTCTCTTGCTGAGCGACGAGCAGTACCGGGCGGCGTTCCTACGCGCGGGCTTCGAGCTGCACCACGGTACGCAGGTACTCGCCGGCAGAGATTTGTTCGTGGGCGTCCACTCGGCCTGAGATCCATCGCCGGACCGAAGTCCTATCTCTGGCGCAACGTGCGAGGCCAATTCAGCGGGGCGCGCAGCGCAGTTGAGGTGGCGAAGCGGCCGAAGCGCAGCGTAGCGCCAGGCCGAGCGCAACGTGCGAGGCCCTTTTACAGAGGGAATCGGCCGCCGGAGGCATAGCCTGGCGGTATGTCGTCACTCTACCTCGGGATTCTGTACGGTCTCGTCGCCGTTGGCTTCGTATTCATCGTCCTCTTCATCATGCGCGGACGCGTGAAACCGCTGGAGCGGATCTTAGCCGAAGGCAGCGACTCGGAACACGGCCTCAAGCGTTCGCTCGGGCCCTGGGCCCTGACCGCGATGGGGATCGGCGCGATCATCGGCACCGGCATCTTCGTTCTCACGGGCGTAGCCTCGGCCACGCGGGCCGGTCCGTCGATCACGTTCTCGTTCGTCGTGGCCGGCGTCGTCAGCGCGCTCGCGGCACTCTGCTACGCCGAGGTCTCCAGCAAGATTCCGATCTCGGGCAGCGCGTACACCTACACGTACGCGACGCTCGGTGAGTTTCTCGCGTGGATCATCGGTTGGGATCTCGTACTCGAATATGCGCTCGGCGCGGCCACGGTCAGTATTGGGTGGTCGGGCTACTTCGCGAACATCATGCACCAGTGGGGAATCCCGATTTCGCCGCTGTGGGCGAACGGCCCACATTGGGGGCTTGCGGGTCAGGCCGGCGTTTCCGGATATGCGAATCTTCCCGCGGCGGCAATCATCCTCGTCATCACCGCGCTGCTCGCGAAGGGCACGCGCGAATCCGGCACGGTGAACGCCATCATCGTGGCGGTCAAAGTGGCCATCGTGCTCTTCTTCATCGTGATCGGAGTCGGGCACATCAACCCCGCGAACTATCATCTGCCACCCGGTGGGCTAGCAGGCATGGGGGGGTATTTCCCGTTCGGCTGGACTGGGATGCTCGGCGGCGCGGCATTCATCTTCTTCGCGTACATCGGATTCGACGCCGTTTCGACGACCGCCGAGGAGGCGAAGAATCCCGGCAAAGACCTGCCCTTCGGCATCATCGTGAGCCTCGCGATTTGCACGATTCTCTATATCATCGTCGTCGCGATCCTCAACGGTATGGTGCCGTTCTATAAACTCAACGTCGCCTTCCCGGTCGCCTTTGCGATGAACTACGTCGGCCTCGGCTGGGCGGGCGTCATCATCTCGCTCGGGGCGATCGCCGGTCTCACGACGGTATTGCTCGTCATGATGTTCGGTCAGAGTCGAATTTTTTACGCGATGTCCCGCGACGGTTTGATTCCGCCATCGTTCACGCGCATTCATCCAACATGGCGCACACCGATCTTCTCGACGGTTTTCTTCGGCATCTGCATCGCGGCGATCGCAGCCTTCACCCCAATCAACATCGTGGGTTCGCTCACGAACATGGGCACGCTCTCCGCGTTCATCCTCGTTTCGCTCGCGGTCCCGGTTCTGCGCAGGCGACACCCCGATCTGAAGGGCGCGTTCACGCTCCCGTTCGGGCCCTATCTGATCCCGGTTCTTTCCGCGGTGACTGCGCTCGGCCTGATCTATTACCTCAAGGTCGGTAACCCGGTAGCGTGGGGATTCTTCCCAATCGTCTGGTTGTGGTTCCTCATCTGGCTTATCGCAGGGCTTCTCTTCTACTTTGTGTACGGCCGGCACAAGAGCACGGTCGCACTCTCCGAAGCGCAAGGGCTCGCAGTCCGGCAACCGCCCGTAAACTAGTACTAGGCGGCACGCGGCACGGCGAGAATCGCGACGAGGTCATCGGCTTTACGACCGGTGACCTCTTCACGTGCGAGCGCGATCGCCTGATCGGCGCTCGCAAGGCCGCTGAAATCGGCAATGCGCGCGCCGTGCAGGAGGTAGAGCTCCGGAAGCGCGCGACCGACGTCGCCGAAGCTCGTAGCATCCTCGATTGACGAGCGCAGCTCCGTTTCGAGATCGCTGCAACGGGTACGCGTGAGACGCGCGCCGCGCAACGAGAGACGAATGACGCCGCGCTCGTCGAGCACGCGAAGGTCGCGTCCGCTGCCGTACCCGGTCAGCGCGGGCGTGAGCTCGACCCGCGCGAGCGTGTCGGCCCGCGCGCGCAACGACGCGGCGGCCGCCGCGCGCACGTCGTTCTCACTTACCGCTTCGAGCGCAACCCCCTCGACGAGCGCCGTCGCTCCGGAGGCAGTTGCGCGAACGCGATTGCGCTGCGCGTCGATCTCGACGCTCACCTCCACGCGATCCGGCGCCGCTCCGGCTGCAATGACGCGATCGCTCGCCTCGCGGCGAAGCTGCGCGATCTCTTCAGGTGTGGGCTCCACGATCGTACGTTCCACCGAGTCGCGCACGAGCGCCAACGCCACGCCGATCGGCGACAGGACCTCGGCGTCCTTCGCGATGCGATGCGGCAGCTTCATCTGCTCGGCGACGAACGGCACGAGTGCCGCCGCGCCTCCTCCGCCGCCGACGAGCACGACGATGGCGGGGTCGAGCCCGTAGTCGAGCACAAGCGCTTCGACGCACGCGCGCAGCTTGCGCCCGGCGATCTCCAGCGTTCTGCGCGCGAGCGCGTCCGCGCTACTTCCAAGCTCGCGAGCGAGCAACGCGAAGCCGAGCCGAGCCGCCTCGGCGTTCCCGCGTGCGAACGCGTGCTCGGGAACGTACCCGAGCACGTTGGCGGCGCATGTCGGCGTCAGCGCGATTCGCCCGCCGTCGTTTGCAACGAGCACTACGTAATCGGGTGGATCGCCCGGCGTCGGCGCGAGCCGCGATACCCGCGCTCCCTCGAGTCGCTGCGGCGATACGAAGCTTGCGTACGCACACTCTGCGATGTGCGCGGAACGAGGTCCGACGTCGGTGATACCGTGCGCGTCGACGCGCAGCATGCTGCCGCCGGCAACGCCAATCGTGCGCACGTCGAGCGTTCGAAGCATCATGCGCCTGCCACCGATGCGCGCGGCACGCATCTGCGGGCGCCCGGCGCGTATGGCCGAGCAGTCGGCGCTCGTTCCCCCGACCTCGATGAAGATGCCGTCGCTCACCTGCTCGTAGAGCAGCGCTCCCGCCACGCCGGCGGCCGGGCCCGAGAGCAGCGTGTGAATGGGCCGCCGTTCGATCTCGCGCACGTCCATCACCCCGCCGTCGCTACGCATGACCATCAGCGGCGCGCGAATGTCGGCTTTGCACACGGCCTGCGCCGTCGTGCGCGCCGTCTCCACCATGCGCGGAAGAATCGCCGCATTGAGCGCCGCCGTACGCGTGCGCGCTCGAAGACCGTACGTCGAGCTGACGTCGTGACCGCTCGTCGCGAAGGTACCCCGCGTTCGCGCGTACTCAGCGGCGCGCTCTTCGGCGTCAGGGCGATCGACGCCGAAGGCCCGCGTCACGGCGATCGCCTCGACGCCTTGTGCGACGAGCGCGTCGACCGCAGCGCGCGCCGAGGCGTCGTCGCCCGCGCGAGCAAAGGCGATCCCCGGCGCGAAACGCACGCCCGGCGTCAGATCGAACGGTGGAATCTGCATCTGCGCGCGCGCAACCACGTTGAGCCGGTCGAGCAAGCCGACGATGCCGACGCGAGCGACGTCGCCTTCGAGCAGGGCGTTCGTCGCCTGCGTCGTGGAGTGCGCGATGAATGCCACGTCGCCCGACGCGATCTGGGCGCGTTCCAGCAGCCGCTCGATGCCCGCGACGATTCCTGCGGCAACGCCCTCGGCTGCGTGGTGCGTCGTCGGAACCTTGACGCTCGCAACGAGTCCGCGCGTCCCAGCGTCGATCGCTACGACGTCGGTAAAGGTTCCACCGACGTCCACTCCGACGCGAAGTTTTCGCGGCGGTTTACTGGACTGCATCGGCGGAAAACCCGGTAAAAGGCGTCCCGAGCTGCACTTCCAGCGTCGCGCCGTTGCGAACGATCTCGAAGCTGTGCGGTTTGCCGTCGTATGCCCGTAACTGTGTTTGGTAGGTTCCGTACTCCCACCACGCCTCACCGTCGAGCTTCTCGATCACGTCACCGGTACGCAAGCCGGCAGCGTACGCAGGGCCGCCCGCACGCACGTATGCGCGCATGTTGCCGTCGTCGCTCTTGAAGAGGCTGTAGAAATACGTCGCTGGATCGCCCGGCGCGAACGCCACGCCGCGAGCGAAAAGGTTCGTCGAGCGCGCGGAGGCGCGGGCCGCCCACGCGAGGAGCCGTTGTGCGCCTTGCCGCGCCAGGAGACGGGCCTCGGCGTCGCTCGGCTGCGCAACGATCTCGTGATCGTGCCACTCTCCGACGATCCACCCGCCGCAGTCCTCAAGCACCAGACCGACGTCGAGGTCGGTGCCTTCGATCAGCGCAAACCTGCTCGTCTCGGTGCGAACGTAGGCGGCGTACGGTTTGCGCACGCAGTCACCGGCATTCGGATCGCCCGTGAAGCGAAAAGGGCGTAATGCCGCATCGGCGCGTAGCATGGACACGACCGCATCGGCCGCGGCGCGTCCGGGCGGCGTTGCGTCGTCACCAACCGCGACGCGATATGCGGCGCTGCGCGGTGCCTCCATTCCGGGAAATGCGCTCTGCGCGAGCACGGGCGGCACGAGCGAGGAAAAGACGCGAACGCCCAGCAGCGGCTGCGTCGCCACGACGACGGCGATCGTCGCCGCTACGGCGACCGCGACCTGTACCGGCAACGTTCGCTTCGTGATCGTCATGATCGGCACGCCGGTGAAGTTCGCGACCCAAACGTTCTGCGTGTTCGTCGGGTCGCACACGTTCTGCACCTGGACGACGGCCATGACGGCAGCGACGAGAACGAGGGGCGGCACCGCGTGCGACGCCAAGAGCACGGTGAAGATCGCAATTCCTACCCCGAACGGGTTGAGCGGTCCGCGGTACAGCACGAGGGGGCTCAGCAGCCCGAAGACGGCGACGTAGGCGATCGGATTGCGGATCCAGTCGCTCGCAACCAAGGGGTGGAGAGCTGCTGCAAACTGCGGTTCCTTCGTCGCCACGAGCAGCATGCCGATGCCCATGAAGAGAACGACCGCCGGTGCGACGTCTTCGACCCCGCGAATTGCCGCGGCGACGAGCGTCGAAACCGCTGCGCGCGGTCGCGTCACGAGAACGCCGTACAGTGCCGAGATCGCGAATGCCGGCGTGGCGTCGACGTGCAGCACGTAATATAGCACGATCGGCAGCATCGGCGTCACCAGCGACCACCACGGAACGCCGCGATCCTTTTCGGCTCGCGAGCCTTGTTGTGGGTCGGCAGAGCGCGTCGCCCACCCCGCATAGGCGCGTTCCCGGGCGAACGCGACGATCGCGTACCCGATCAGCGCCAACGCATCGATCGCGGCAAGCACCAACGCGTAGGTGACGAGCTGCTGCTCGGTAACGCCGAAGAACGTCGTGTAGAACGTCCAGTTTGCGATGTTGAAGATGAAGCCGAGTGCAAACGCCATCAGGAAAAGCGTCGCAGCCGTCGCACGCGGTACGCCGGTCGTCATCATGATCGGCAGCACGATCGAACCGACCATGATAATGGCACCGAGCCCGTTCAGCGACGTGAAGAGTACGGCCACGACCGCGCATAGGACGAGTGCGAAGGCGAAGGGACTCTCCCCTCCGTACTCGGCGGCGAGGTTGACGAGCGCTCGCGCGATCCCGGTGTCGAGCGTGACGCGACCGAGCAAGGCGCCGAAGATGACGGCGACGTAGGCTTTCGAGAGCGCGCTTGCGCCGTCAACGACGATGCCGCCGAGCGCAGCCGCCGGAACTCCCGCGCTGACGGCCATCGCGATTGCCATGAGCGGCACGGCGACGATCGCCGGCATTTTGCGCGCGTACATCAGTGCGGCAAAAACCGCAAAGACGACGAGAACGAGCGCCGCGCTCAGGGTTGCGTTCCGCCGCGAGGCAGTGCGATGACGTCGTCCAGCGGCGGGAGCGGCTGGTGCTGGAGAAAATTCTCACGCGTCACGCGCGCGAGCGCGTCGGCTCGCTCGATCGCGCGCCCGGCTGCAAGGTGATAGCGCTCGAGATTGCTCGCGAGGTGCGATGGTCTGCTCTCGTAGCGCCACGCTCGCTCGTAAAGCGGCGCCAGCTCTTCGAAGTCGTCGCGTAGCTCCCACATCCAATACGTGCTCCAGAGCAGGCTGCGAAACGATGGCGAGGCGTAGTCGTCTCGAACCTCGCGGCCGATCTGGTACTCGCGGGCGAGAACGTCGTACCGCCGAGCCGCCAGAAACATCACCGCAGCGGCGTTTGCGTGCAATGGAGGCCGATGCAGGAGCAGGTGCGTCTCGGCCCGCTCGACCTCGAGACGCACGGCGCGCAGATCGACGTGCGACAAACGATCCTGGAGAAATCGGTCGAACGGGTCGCCCCAGAAGAGCGCGTCGCTCGGGCCCGCATGCGCCGCGTTCAAGCGCGTGAGCGCGTCGCCGAGCTCGGCGACGTCGTCGCCGTATCGTGGGTCGTCGATGCCGAAGAACGCTGCGGGAAAATCGCGCCGGAACCGGGCAGGATCACTGTCGCGCCGCTCCCACGCGGCGCTCGCCGCGTACAGCACGGGATACCACGTCGCTTCGTAGAGCGTCTCGCCGTCATCGTGCCAAACGGTCTGGAAGAGGCCGAGCACGTGCGCGGCTTTCCCCTCGTCGATAAAACGGCGCTCGTTCGCGATCGCCGTCGCGATGTCCGGATAGATCTCGTTCCAGTTGCTCGCCCCCGGAGCCACCATCTGTGCGAAGCCACCGCTCGCGATCAGGCGGATGTACTTTTCGAACGAGGGCTCGGCATCATAATGCCAGTTTACGATGACCGCCTTGCGCTCGATCATGCGCATGATCGACGGATCGTTCTCGATGCCGTCGTCCCAGAGCATGACGCGCGCTCCCGAGGGCGCGATGAGCCTCGCCATCGCGTTGACGTGATCCGCATAAACTCGTGACCGGCCGCCGTGCGTCGCGACGAACGCCGCCGTCGTGCCTTGGCCGAGCGTCGCGGTTTCGTCGGAGCCGATGTGAAAGAACGGCGGATGGGGAACGGCAGCAAGCTCCTGGCGGATGATGCGTGCGAGATACGCCGACGCTCGAGCCGACGCCGGAGAGAGCAAGAAGCCGTGCGGAAACTCCGCCGCACCGGCGTACCGTTCGATCTTCAGAGTGTTGTGCATGTGCGCGAAGGTCTGCTGCTCGGGGATCAGCGCCACGTGAAAGATGCGAGCGTAGCGCGCGAGCGCGCGTAGCTGCGCGGGGGTAATGCCGTCGAGCGGCGCCGGCAGCGGATCCGTTGGAGAGACGAAAACGTGCTCCATGTACGGCGAGTAGCCGTTCATCTTGAAGGCGGCGATCGTGCGAATGCGTTCCTCGAAGTAGCGCATCGTCGGCAGAGGCCCCCGCGAGACGTCGTCCGAGAGCACGCGCCAGCGTAACGCCGGGCGATCATCGATCCGCACGCACGGCACGCGCCAACCGCGAGCGGCACGCTCGGGCAACTGCGCGAGCGTCATCGCCGCATAAAACGCGCCGTCGCTTCCGGAGCTCCAGATGATCGCACCGCTGCGGCCGACCCACAGACGATACGCTTGCGCAGGCAGAGCCGCGTCGTGGCGAACCACGATGTCGGGCTCGCGCGCAACATGAAGCGTGCCTGCGCCGAGTGCGCTCCAGCGCTCGTCGATCTCGCGGCGCGCCCCGGCGTCGAAGCTCGCCGCGATGGCGTGCGGGGGCGGTGCGCTGCACGACGGCACGACGGATACCGACGATG
Above is a genomic segment from Candidatus Dormiibacterota bacterium containing:
- a CDS encoding class I SAM-dependent methyltransferase; this translates as MITFSRSAQYYDALLTAAGKDYARESAVICELVERYKRSAGRRLLDVACGTGRHLESLRERFECEGLDIDRGMLALAAERSPDVSFHLADMIGFNLGTRFDVIVCLFGSIAYLPTMQRFEQAIANFARHLTPGGIAIVEPWLRPDEWEDGHVSARFADLPDMKIARMHVARRDDFVAILNFHYMVGHRDGIRSFEETHRLLLLSDEQYRAAFLRAGFELHHGTQVLAGRDLFVGVHSA
- a CDS encoding amino acid permease, which codes for MSSLYLGILYGLVAVGFVFIVLFIMRGRVKPLERILAEGSDSEHGLKRSLGPWALTAMGIGAIIGTGIFVLTGVASATRAGPSITFSFVVAGVVSALAALCYAEVSSKIPISGSAYTYTYATLGEFLAWIIGWDLVLEYALGAATVSIGWSGYFANIMHQWGIPISPLWANGPHWGLAGQAGVSGYANLPAAAIILVITALLAKGTRESGTVNAIIVAVKVAIVLFFIVIGVGHINPANYHLPPGGLAGMGGYFPFGWTGMLGGAAFIFFAYIGFDAVSTTAEEAKNPGKDLPFGIIVSLAICTILYIIVVAILNGMVPFYKLNVAFPVAFAMNYVGLGWAGVIISLGAIAGLTTVLLVMMFGQSRIFYAMSRDGLIPPSFTRIHPTWRTPIFSTVFFGICIAAIAAFTPINIVGSLTNMGTLSAFILVSLAVPVLRRRHPDLKGAFTLPFGPYLIPVLSAVTALGLIYYLKVGNPVAWGFFPIVWLWFLIWLIAGLLFYFVYGRHKSTVALSEAQGLAVRQPPVN
- a CDS encoding hydantoinase/oxoprolinase family protein, which gives rise to MDVGGTFTDVVAIDAGTRGLVASVKVPTTHHAAEGVAAGIVAGIERLLERAQIASGDVAFIAHSTTQATNALLEGDVARVGIVGLLDRLNVVARAQMQIPPFDLTPGVRFAPGIAFARAGDDASARAAVDALVAQGVEAIAVTRAFGVDRPDAEERAAEYARTRGTFATSGHDVSSTYGLRARTRTAALNAAILPRMVETARTTAQAVCKADIRAPLMVMRSDGGVMDVREIERRPIHTLLSGPAAGVAGALLYEQVSDGIFIEVGGTSADCSAIRAGRPQMRAARIGGRRMMLRTLDVRTIGVAGGSMLRVDAHGITDVGPRSAHIAECAYASFVSPQRLEGARVSRLAPTPGDPPDYVVLVANDGGRIALTPTCAANVLGYVPEHAFARGNAEAARLGFALLARELGSSADALARRTLEIAGRKLRACVEALVLDYGLDPAIVVLVGGGGGAAALVPFVAEQMKLPHRIAKDAEVLSPIGVALALVRDSVERTIVEPTPEEIAQLRREASDRVIAAGAAPDRVEVSVEIDAQRNRVRATASGATALVEGVALEAVSENDVRAAAAASLRARADTLARVELTPALTGYGSGRDLRVLDERGVIRLSLRGARLTRTRCSDLETELRSSIEDATSFGDVGRALPELYLLHGARIADFSGLASADQAIALAREEVTGRKADDLVAILAVPRAA
- a CDS encoding glycoside hydrolase family 20 zincin-like fold domain-containing protein → MIGALLFGSFAVALHLLPRPSSVSVVPSCSAPPPHAIAASFDAGARREIDERWSALGAGTLHVAREPDIVVRHDAALPAQAYRLWVGRSGAIIWSSGSDGAFYAAMTLAQLPERAARGWRVPCVRIDDRPALRWRVLSDDVSRGPLPTMRYFEERIRTIAAFKMNGYSPYMEHVFVSPTDPLPAPLDGITPAQLRALARYARIFHVALIPEQQTFAHMHNTLKIERYAGAAEFPHGFLLSPASARASAYLARIIRQELAAVPHPPFFHIGSDETATLGQGTTAAFVATHGGRSRVYADHVNAMARLIAPSGARVMLWDDGIENDPSIMRMIERKAVIVNWHYDAEPSFEKYIRLIASGGFAQMVAPGASNWNEIYPDIATAIANERRFIDEGKAAHVLGLFQTVWHDDGETLYEATWYPVLYAASAAWERRDSDPARFRRDFPAAFFGIDDPRYGDDVAELGDALTRLNAAHAGPSDALFWGDPFDRFLQDRLSHVDLRAVRLEVERAETHLLLHRPPLHANAAAVMFLAARRYDVLAREYQIGREVRDDYASPSFRSLLWSTYWMWELRDDFEELAPLYERAWRYESRPSHLASNLERYHLAAGRAIERADALARVTRENFLQHQPLPPLDDVIALPRGGTQP